In one Polaribacter sp. ALD11 genomic region, the following are encoded:
- a CDS encoding GNAT family N-acetyltransferase, with the protein MKIRLSKIEDISKIMEIIEEAKQFLASQEIDQWQNGYPNTEQVENDVLKGESYVVVNDENQIMATSMFTSNPEPTYKVIEGNWIVDETEVYGVIHRMAIKKEFRKFGLATFMFHEFHLQLLEKKIKSLKIDTHEENTGMQSLLKKLGYKYCGIIYTNYNAKRLAFEKVIV; encoded by the coding sequence ATGAAAATAAGACTTTCTAAAATTGAAGACATTTCCAAAATCATGGAAATTATTGAAGAGGCAAAACAATTTTTAGCTTCTCAAGAAATCGATCAATGGCAAAACGGCTATCCGAATACTGAACAAGTAGAAAATGATGTTTTAAAAGGAGAAAGCTATGTTGTTGTAAATGATGAAAATCAGATAATGGCAACTTCTATGTTTACATCAAACCCAGAACCAACATATAAAGTTATTGAAGGAAATTGGATTGTTGATGAAACTGAAGTTTACGGAGTAATTCATAGAATGGCTATTAAAAAGGAGTTTCGAAAATTTGGTTTGGCTACTTTTATGTTTCATGAATTTCATTTACAATTACTAGAAAAAAAGATTAAAAGCTTAAAGATTGATACGCATGAAGAAAATACAGGAATGCAATCTTTACTAAAAAAATTAGGCTACAAATATTGTGGAATTATTTATACCAATTACAACGCCAAGAGATTAGCTTTTGAAAAAGTAATTGTGTAA
- a CDS encoding NAD(P)H-binding protein produces MNKTAIILGATGLTGSLLLEKLIADKSYQKIKLFSRSAVTITSDKIEEHLIDLLKLEDSKNEFIADEVFCCIGTTASKTKDKELYKSIDYGIPVTAAKLAKQNNIHTFVVMSSMGADAKSSVFYNRTKGEMEQAVLQQKIAHTFIVRPSLIGGDRKEFRFGEKIGQGILKVLNPLLIGGLKKYRMIHPEKIASCMQILANKHDAETIISSDKILTIVNTTE; encoded by the coding sequence ATGAATAAAACAGCCATAATTTTAGGAGCCACAGGTTTAACTGGTAGTCTTCTTTTAGAAAAGTTAATAGCAGACAAATCATATCAAAAAATTAAACTTTTTTCTAGAAGTGCTGTAACTATAACTTCAGATAAAATTGAAGAACATTTAATAGATCTACTAAAATTAGAAGATTCTAAAAATGAGTTTATTGCAGATGAAGTTTTTTGTTGTATTGGAACCACAGCTTCAAAAACAAAAGACAAAGAATTATACAAATCTATAGATTATGGTATTCCAGTAACTGCGGCAAAACTTGCCAAACAAAATAATATCCATACTTTTGTAGTCATGTCTTCCATGGGAGCAGATGCCAAAAGTTCTGTGTTTTATAACAGAACAAAAGGAGAAATGGAACAAGCTGTTTTACAGCAAAAAATAGCACATACTTTTATAGTAAGACCTTCTTTAATTGGTGGCGATAGAAAAGAGTTTAGATTCGGCGAAAAAATAGGACAAGGAATTTTAAAAGTTTTAAATCCTTTATTAATTGGAGGCTTAAAAAAGTACAGAATGATTCATCCCGAGAAAATAGCAAGCTGCATGCAAATACTTGCAAATAAACATGATGCTGAGACAATAATCAGTTCAGATAAAATTTTAACAATAGTAAATACCACAGAATAA
- a CDS encoding Tex family protein — MQILQYIIQQTQLSSKSVENTISLLNEDATIPFISRYRKEMTGNLDEVEIGEIVKFKEVFEVLEKRKKAILKALEEQNVLTTELAQKVTTASHLIALEDLYLPFKKKRKTKAETARLQGLEPLAKMIMSQRVNDLEHTASKYTSNEVETIEDALEGARFIIAEWINERTDIRTNLRRELERHSTISSKIIKAKADDEKAQKFKDYFDWNESLSKIPSHRLLAILRAENEGFIRVKIEIDKERALQKMEERIIRSQNECSEQLQLAIADAYKRLLFPSLSNEAMSIAKEKADEAAITVFAKNLQQLLLGAPLGEKRILAIDPGFRSGCKVVCLNEQGDLVHNENIYPHAPQNQSIEAIKKISSLVDAYKIEAIAIGNGTASRETEQLVKKIQFKNDVEVFVVSEAGASIYSASKIARDEFPNYDVTVRGSVSIGRRLADPLAELVKIDAKSIGVGQYQHDVDQTKLKKSLDTVVESCVNTVGVNINTASESLLSYVSGIGPKIAENIVNYRNENGSFTSRTAIKKVPRLGGKAFEQAAGFLRIKNAKNPLDDSGVHPESYALVDKMAKDHKNKVADFIGNKEVLQQINLKNYISETFGLPTLEDIIKELEKPGVDPRAKAKMFSFDQNIKTITDLISGQTLPGIVNNITNFGCFVDIGIKESGLIHVSNLSDTFVKDVNAIVTLQQQITVKVLEVDVVRKRIQLALVK; from the coding sequence ATGCAAATCCTTCAATATATAATTCAGCAAACACAACTTTCATCTAAATCTGTAGAAAATACTATTTCTTTATTAAATGAAGATGCTACAATTCCTTTTATATCTAGATATCGAAAAGAAATGACAGGTAATTTAGATGAAGTAGAAATTGGAGAAATCGTTAAATTTAAAGAAGTTTTTGAAGTCTTAGAAAAACGTAAAAAAGCTATTTTAAAAGCTTTAGAAGAACAAAATGTTTTAACAACCGAATTAGCACAGAAAGTAACGACTGCTAGCCATTTAATTGCTCTTGAAGATTTGTATTTACCTTTTAAGAAAAAGCGTAAAACCAAAGCAGAAACTGCACGTTTACAAGGCTTAGAACCGTTGGCAAAAATGATAATGAGTCAACGAGTAAACGACTTAGAACATACAGCTTCTAAATACACATCCAACGAAGTTGAAACCATTGAAGATGCTTTAGAAGGTGCTCGTTTTATAATTGCAGAATGGATTAATGAACGTACAGATATTAGAACTAATTTAAGACGAGAATTAGAACGTCATTCAACAATTTCATCTAAAATTATTAAAGCAAAAGCTGATGATGAGAAAGCGCAAAAATTTAAAGATTATTTTGATTGGAACGAATCTTTAAGTAAAATTCCATCACACAGATTATTAGCTATTTTAAGAGCAGAAAACGAAGGTTTTATTCGTGTTAAAATAGAAATTGACAAAGAAAGAGCACTTCAAAAAATGGAAGAGCGGATTATTCGTTCTCAAAACGAATGTTCAGAACAACTCCAATTGGCAATTGCAGATGCTTATAAACGTTTGCTATTTCCTTCGTTATCTAACGAAGCAATGTCTATTGCAAAAGAAAAAGCGGATGAAGCTGCAATTACTGTTTTTGCAAAAAACTTACAACAATTATTATTAGGCGCTCCTTTAGGTGAAAAAAGAATTTTAGCAATCGACCCTGGTTTTAGATCTGGTTGTAAAGTGGTTTGTTTAAATGAACAAGGAGATTTAGTCCATAACGAGAATATTTATCCGCATGCGCCACAAAATCAATCTATAGAAGCCATTAAAAAAATTAGTTCTTTAGTTGATGCTTATAAAATTGAAGCCATTGCTATTGGAAACGGAACAGCATCAAGAGAAACCGAACAGTTAGTAAAGAAAATTCAGTTTAAAAATGATGTTGAAGTTTTTGTGGTGAGTGAAGCTGGCGCATCTATTTATTCGGCTTCTAAAATTGCACGAGATGAATTTCCTAATTATGATGTTACTGTTCGTGGTTCTGTTTCTATTGGAAGAAGATTGGCAGATCCATTGGCAGAATTGGTAAAGATTGATGCAAAATCGATTGGGGTTGGCCAATATCAGCATGATGTAGATCAAACTAAACTGAAAAAATCTTTAGATACCGTTGTAGAAAGCTGTGTAAATACGGTTGGTGTAAACATAAATACAGCAAGTGAATCTTTATTGAGTTATGTTTCTGGAATTGGACCAAAAATTGCAGAAAATATAGTGAATTATCGAAATGAAAACGGTTCTTTTACCTCTAGAACTGCCATTAAAAAAGTGCCGCGTTTGGGCGGAAAAGCCTTTGAACAAGCTGCTGGTTTTTTACGTATTAAAAATGCGAAGAATCCGTTAGATGATTCTGGCGTGCATCCAGAAAGTTATGCTTTGGTTGATAAAATGGCGAAAGACCATAAAAATAAAGTTGCAGATTTTATTGGCAACAAAGAAGTTCTTCAACAAATAAATTTGAAAAACTACATTTCTGAAACGTTTGGTCTACCTACGCTAGAAGATATTATTAAAGAATTAGAAAAACCTGGAGTTGACCCAAGAGCAAAAGCGAAGATGTTTTCTTTTGATCAGAATATTAAAACAATTACAGATTTAATAAGCGGACAAACTTTACCCGGAATTGTAAATAACATTACTAATTTTGGTTGTTTTGTAGATATCGGAATTAAGGAAAGTGGCTTAATTCATGTTTCTAATCTGTCTGATACGTTTGTAAAAGATGTAAACGCAATTGTTACTTTACAACAACAAATTACTGTAAAAGTATTAGAGGTTGATGTGGTTAGAAAGAGAATTCAATTGGCTTTGGTGAAGTAA
- the lysA gene encoding diaminopimelate decarboxylase: MERAQLLELANKYGSPLYVYDTDKIESQYNRLTNAFSSVKHLKLNYAVKALSNINILKFFKNIGAGLDTVSIQEVHLGLTTGIDPKKIIYTPNGVSLKEIEEVAKLGVQINIDNLSILELFGQKHPEIPVCVRINPHIMAGGNSKISVGHIDSKFGISIHQVPHIKRVVENTGMNINGIHMHTGSDILDIDTFLRATEILFDVAKQFENIDFIDFGSGFKVPYKEGDISTDIEQLGLQLSERFNEFCVEYGKDITLMFEPGKFLVSEAGVFLAKVNVVKQTTSTVFAHIDSGFNHLVRPMMYDSYHHITNISNPTGRDRYYSVVGYICETDTFGSNRRIAEISEEDILCFHNAGAYCFSMASNYNSRFLPPEVMVHKGKDYLIRKGQTLQDILHNQEIIDFTSEKKTKKGKVTA; the protein is encoded by the coding sequence AAGTCCTTTATATGTTTACGATACCGATAAAATCGAATCGCAATACAACAGGTTAACAAATGCTTTTAGTAGCGTTAAACATTTAAAATTGAATTATGCCGTAAAAGCACTTTCAAATATCAATATTTTAAAGTTTTTTAAGAATATTGGTGCAGGTTTAGATACCGTTTCTATTCAAGAGGTTCATTTGGGCTTAACTACAGGAATCGATCCTAAAAAAATAATCTATACGCCCAATGGTGTTTCTTTAAAAGAGATTGAAGAAGTTGCTAAATTAGGAGTTCAAATTAATATTGATAATCTTTCTATTTTAGAGTTATTCGGACAAAAACATCCAGAAATTCCTGTTTGTGTGCGTATAAATCCACATATTATGGCAGGTGGAAATTCTAAAATATCGGTAGGCCATATCGATTCTAAATTCGGAATATCGATTCACCAAGTTCCGCATATTAAACGTGTGGTAGAAAATACAGGAATGAATATCAACGGAATCCACATGCATACTGGGTCAGATATTTTAGATATCGATACTTTTTTACGTGCTACAGAAATCTTATTTGATGTTGCTAAACAATTTGAAAATATCGATTTTATCGATTTCGGAAGCGGATTTAAAGTTCCGTATAAAGAAGGAGACATTTCTACAGATATCGAGCAATTGGGCCTACAATTGTCAGAAAGGTTTAATGAATTCTGTGTAGAATACGGAAAAGACATTACCTTAATGTTTGAACCTGGAAAATTTTTAGTTTCTGAAGCAGGTGTTTTCTTAGCCAAAGTAAATGTTGTAAAACAAACAACTTCTACTGTTTTTGCACACATAGATTCTGGTTTTAATCACTTAGTAAGACCAATGATGTATGATTCTTATCATCACATTACAAATATTTCTAATCCAACAGGAAGAGACAGATACTATTCTGTGGTAGGATACATTTGTGAAACAGATACTTTTGGTTCTAATAGAAGAATTGCAGAAATCTCTGAAGAAGATATTTTGTGTTTTCACAATGCAGGCGCCTATTGTTTTTCTATGGCTTCAAATTACAACTCTCGATTTTTACCACCAGAAGTTATGGTACACAAAGGAAAAGATTACTTAATTAGAAAAGGACAAACGTTACAAGATATTTTACACAATCAAGAAATTATTGACTTTACATCAGAAAAGAAAACTAAAAAAGGCAAAGTTACAGCGTAG
- a CDS encoding RelA/SpoT domain-containing protein — MKYSRKRISKEGKKLLSSKSSEEVNNALSIINEWRTNHLHPLNVLKNAIIRLLDKNEITPYLVSQRLKRITSIEYKLDLKPDMGLGGMNDIGGIRIVLKDSKQLAILEKILLDNRLNHKLLPKPYNYILYPKKSGYRSVHFVYEYNSKKIDYNKLKLELQIRTVLQHNWATAVETAGIITKTSLKSSKGPDEWLDFFKIVSSLFSLKEKLPVLEEHKDKSIQDLMIDCYVLSKELDIITILKGLRVSANHIDKKYMKNGDYYLIHIKTIDKRVVLKSYTKNQFEKATKEYVKLEKEVENTKDATVLVSAQSFKSLKKAYPSYFLDTSEFIKALEKINKNCIDRKFV, encoded by the coding sequence ATGAAATATAGTAGAAAAAGAATTTCAAAGGAAGGAAAGAAACTATTATCTTCAAAATCAAGTGAAGAAGTAAATAATGCACTTTCTATAATTAATGAATGGAGAACTAATCACCTTCACCCTTTAAACGTACTTAAAAATGCAATTATAAGGCTATTAGATAAAAATGAAATTACACCATACTTAGTTTCTCAAAGACTGAAGAGAATTACATCTATTGAATATAAGTTAGATTTAAAACCAGATATGGGACTTGGAGGAATGAATGATATTGGAGGAATTAGAATAGTTCTTAAAGACTCTAAACAATTAGCAATTCTTGAAAAAATATTATTAGATAATCGACTAAATCACAAACTATTACCCAAACCTTATAATTATATTTTATATCCAAAAAAATCAGGTTATAGAAGTGTTCATTTTGTATATGAATATAACTCTAAAAAAATAGATTATAATAAGTTAAAATTAGAATTACAAATAAGAACTGTACTACAACATAATTGGGCAACTGCAGTTGAAACTGCAGGAATAATAACAAAAACTTCATTAAAATCAAGTAAAGGCCCTGACGAATGGTTAGACTTTTTTAAAATTGTAAGCTCTCTTTTTTCATTAAAAGAAAAACTACCTGTACTAGAAGAACATAAAGATAAATCCATACAAGATTTAATGATTGATTGTTATGTCTTATCTAAAGAATTAGATATTATAACAATTTTAAAAGGCTTAAGAGTATCTGCAAATCATATTGATAAAAAATATATGAAGAATGGAGATTACTACTTAATTCATATAAAAACTATTGACAAACGAGTTGTTTTAAAAAGTTACACAAAAAATCAATTTGAGAAAGCAACAAAAGAATACGTAAAATTAGAAAAAGAAGTAGAAAATACTAAAGACGCAACCGTATTAGTTTCTGCTCAATCCTTTAAATCATTAAAAAAAGCTTATCCAAGTTACTTTTTAGATACTTCTGAATTTATAAAAGCACTTGAAAAAATCAATAAAAATTGTATTGATAGAAAATTTGTTTAA
- a CDS encoding VF530 family DNA-binding protein, translating into MNTEQPNNPMHGIKLATILEQLFKEYGWEELGDLLNINAFKNNPTYKSSLKFLRTTPWAREKVERLYEKTMLK; encoded by the coding sequence ATGAATACAGAACAACCCAATAATCCAATGCATGGAATAAAATTAGCTACTATTTTAGAGCAGCTTTTTAAAGAATATGGTTGGGAAGAATTAGGAGACCTTTTAAATATTAATGCTTTTAAAAACAATCCTACGTATAAATCGAGTTTAAAATTTTTAAGAACTACACCTTGGGCAAGAGAAAAAGTAGAAAGATTGTACGAAAAAACAATGTTAAAATAA
- a CDS encoding sterol desaturase family protein yields MDFTNPLVYGVPCFLGLILLELTYSKHHKKEENKKLYKWKDLAASLSMGIGSAILAPLTKTIAAIVLFNFVYEIFNPILDGVRTNIMGYESFGYAWYIWILCQLLDDFSYYWFHRQNHNVRFLWAAHIVHHSSDNFNLGTAVRNGWFTILYKPFFYMWIVAIGFPPEMLVVCLGIEALWQFQLHTVYVPKLGFLEKILNTHTMHQVHHAQNAEYMDKNHGGFLNIFDRMFGTWKELDETIDIKYGVTHAPDSYNPITILTHEYKDIWSDMKKSKNWFHKFKYAFAAPGWSHDGSTLTIKQQRKNLSDI; encoded by the coding sequence ATGGATTTTACAAACCCTCTAGTGTACGGTGTTCCTTGCTTTCTAGGTCTTATCTTATTAGAGTTAACTTACAGCAAACATCATAAAAAAGAAGAAAATAAAAAATTATATAAATGGAAAGATTTAGCTGCTAGTCTTAGCATGGGAATTGGTTCCGCTATTTTGGCTCCGTTAACAAAAACGATTGCTGCTATTGTACTTTTTAATTTTGTGTATGAAATTTTTAATCCAATTTTAGATGGAGTTCGTACAAATATTATGGGCTATGAATCTTTTGGGTACGCTTGGTATATCTGGATTTTATGTCAATTATTAGACGATTTTAGTTACTATTGGTTTCACAGACAAAACCATAATGTTCGTTTTCTTTGGGCAGCGCATATTGTACACCATTCGTCTGACAACTTTAATTTAGGAACTGCGGTAAGAAATGGCTGGTTTACTATTCTATACAAACCTTTTTTTTATATGTGGATTGTAGCTATTGGTTTTCCGCCAGAAATGCTTGTTGTATGTTTAGGTATTGAAGCTTTATGGCAATTTCAACTGCATACTGTTTACGTACCAAAATTGGGTTTTCTTGAAAAAATACTGAATACGCATACAATGCACCAAGTACATCATGCCCAAAATGCTGAGTATATGGACAAAAATCATGGTGGTTTTTTAAATATATTCGATAGAATGTTTGGAACCTGGAAAGAACTAGACGAAACAATTGATATAAAATATGGTGTAACGCACGCTCCCGATTCTTACAATCCGATTACCATCTTAACGCATGAGTATAAAGATATCTGGAGTGATATGAAAAAATCTAAAAACTGGTTTCATAAATTTAAATATGCATTTGCAGCTCCGGGTTGGAGCCATGATGGAAGTACACTTACCATTAAACAACAGCGAAAAAATCTGAGTGACATCTAA
- a CDS encoding type IA DNA topoisomerase: MKVCIAEKPSVAREIANILGANTKRDGYYEGNGYAVTYTFGHLCTLLEPKDYKPHWKSWDLNNLPMLPERFDTKVTGDAGIRKQFNIVKSLFDKATVVINCGDAGTEGELIQRWVINQAGYKGEVQRLWISSLTEEAIKEGFNNLKPAEKYDNLYYAGFSRAIGDWLLGLNATRLYTVKFGGYKQVLSVGRVQTPTLAMLVNRFVEIENFKPQPYWELQTTYRNTLFNYEDGRFLKQEDGQVLANKVKESDFEIVSVTKKKGKEYAPKLFDLTGLQVYCNNKFGFSADETLKIVQKLYEMKVVTYPRVDTTFLPNDVYPKIAGILSKLTNYSELTQPLLGSKIKKSKRVFDDKKVTDHHAIIPTGIQGNLQYNQQQVYDIITRRFIGVFYPDSDVSNTSVIGKAADVPFKTTGKEILTKGWRVAFETEESKIKKELNEQVTLPSFSKGEKGSHEPSFLEKETKPPRNFTEASLLRAMETAGKQVDDENLRELMKENGIGRPSTRASIIETLFRRKYIERKKKLVLPTQTGIDLINIIDNELLKSAELTGRWEKRLKEIERGEFNAGTFINNMKKMVDELVYEVRSNTSKKRISSESEKATENAAKPKVKKALTKKEVLGKTCPKCKKGSLLKGAAAFGCSEYKNNCDLKIPFEICGKKVSENQLIRLIDKGCTTNLKGFKTDAGAVEGLIRFDENFKIKLEAKKTAAAISPEKTTDKISCPKCKQGTVLKGKSAYGCSAYKTGCDFVFTFDAIKKIANGRPLTKELVLQIIAS; encoded by the coding sequence ATGAAAGTCTGTATTGCCGAGAAACCAAGTGTAGCAAGAGAAATTGCTAACATTCTAGGAGCCAACACAAAACGTGATGGTTACTACGAAGGAAATGGCTATGCGGTAACCTACACTTTCGGACATTTATGTACACTTTTAGAGCCTAAAGATTACAAACCGCATTGGAAAAGTTGGGATTTGAATAATTTACCAATGCTTCCAGAACGTTTCGATACCAAAGTAACAGGTGATGCAGGAATTAGAAAACAATTTAATATTGTAAAATCTTTATTCGATAAAGCAACAGTTGTTATTAATTGTGGGGATGCTGGTACAGAAGGAGAATTGATTCAGCGTTGGGTAATTAATCAGGCGGGTTACAAAGGTGAAGTGCAACGTTTATGGATTTCATCTTTAACGGAAGAAGCCATTAAAGAAGGTTTTAACAACTTAAAACCTGCAGAAAAATATGACAATTTATATTATGCAGGATTCTCTAGAGCAATTGGAGATTGGTTATTAGGTTTAAACGCAACACGTTTATATACCGTAAAATTTGGCGGTTATAAACAAGTTTTATCGGTTGGTAGAGTGCAAACTCCTACCCTAGCAATGTTGGTAAATCGTTTTGTGGAAATTGAGAATTTTAAACCTCAACCTTATTGGGAATTACAAACTACGTATAGAAACACTCTTTTTAATTATGAAGACGGACGCTTTTTAAAACAAGAAGACGGACAAGTTTTAGCGAATAAAGTTAAAGAATCAGACTTTGAAATTGTTTCTGTTACCAAAAAGAAAGGAAAAGAATACGCTCCTAAATTGTTCGACTTAACCGGCTTACAAGTATATTGTAATAATAAATTCGGTTTTTCTGCAGATGAAACATTAAAAATAGTTCAGAAGTTATACGAGATGAAAGTTGTTACGTATCCTAGAGTTGATACTACTTTCTTACCAAATGATGTGTATCCAAAAATTGCAGGAATTTTATCGAAATTAACAAACTATAGCGAATTAACGCAACCACTTTTAGGAAGTAAAATAAAAAAGTCAAAACGTGTTTTTGATGATAAAAAAGTAACCGATCACCACGCTATTATTCCTACCGGAATTCAGGGGAATTTACAATACAATCAGCAACAAGTGTATGATATAATTACACGTAGATTTATTGGTGTTTTTTATCCAGATTCTGATGTTTCTAATACTTCTGTAATAGGTAAAGCCGCAGATGTTCCTTTTAAAACAACCGGAAAAGAAATTCTAACCAAAGGTTGGCGTGTTGCTTTTGAAACAGAAGAAAGCAAGATTAAAAAAGAATTAAACGAACAAGTTACTTTACCTTCTTTTAGTAAAGGTGAAAAAGGATCTCATGAACCTTCATTCTTAGAAAAAGAAACAAAACCACCCAGAAACTTTACAGAAGCAAGTTTATTACGCGCTATGGAAACCGCAGGTAAGCAAGTAGATGATGAAAATTTACGTGAATTGATGAAAGAAAACGGAATTGGAAGACCTTCTACCCGAGCAAGTATTATTGAAACTTTATTCCGAAGAAAATATATTGAGCGCAAAAAGAAATTAGTTTTACCAACCCAAACCGGAATTGATTTAATTAATATTATTGACAACGAATTATTAAAATCTGCTGAATTAACGGGACGTTGGGAAAAACGCTTGAAGGAAATTGAACGAGGAGAATTTAATGCAGGGACCTTCATTAATAATATGAAGAAAATGGTAGACGAATTGGTGTATGAAGTCCGTTCTAATACCTCTAAGAAACGAATTTCTTCTGAAAGTGAGAAAGCTACTGAAAACGCTGCTAAACCAAAAGTTAAAAAGGCGCTAACAAAAAAAGAAGTTCTAGGAAAAACATGTCCGAAATGTAAAAAAGGAAGCCTTTTAAAAGGTGCTGCTGCTTTTGGATGCTCTGAATATAAAAACAATTGCGATTTAAAAATACCTTTTGAAATCTGCGGAAAAAAGGTTTCTGAAAATCAATTAATACGATTGATTGACAAAGGTTGTACAACGAACTTAAAAGGTTTTAAAACAGACGCAGGTGCTGTTGAAGGCTTAATAAGATTTGATGAAAATTTTAAAATAAAACTAGAAGCTAAAAAAACGGCAGCTGCAATTTCTCCAGAAAAAACTACTGACAAAATCTCTTGTCCGAAATGTAAACAAGGAACTGTTTTAAAGGGAAAATCGGCTTATGGTTGTTCTGCTTATAAAACAGGATGCGATTTTGTTTTTACCTTTGATGCTATTAAGAAAATTGCCAACGGAAGACCTTTAACAAAAGAGTTGGTGCTTCAAATAATTGCTAGTTAA